In Paractinoplanes brasiliensis, the following proteins share a genomic window:
- the rnpA gene encoding ribonuclease P protein component has protein sequence MLPAAQRVRRSADFAAAIRGGRRVGRGTVVVHLLLEEPAQASTARAGFVVSKAVGNAVIRNEVKRRLRHLVRPMLDELPGGSMLIVRALPAAAGASYAALGTDLAAAVAAARKPRRPR, from the coding sequence GTGCTGCCCGCGGCACAGCGCGTGCGGCGTAGTGCTGACTTCGCCGCTGCGATTCGCGGTGGCCGCCGAGTTGGCCGAGGCACGGTTGTCGTTCATCTGCTTCTCGAGGAGCCGGCGCAAGCCTCCACGGCACGCGCCGGCTTCGTCGTATCCAAAGCCGTCGGCAACGCGGTGATCCGCAACGAGGTCAAGCGTCGTCTGCGGCATCTGGTGCGTCCGATGCTCGACGAGTTGCCGGGCGGCTCGATGCTGATCGTCCGCGCTCTCCCGGCCGCGGCCGGCGCCTCGTACGCCGCTCTCGGCACCGACCTGGCGGCCGCGGTGGCGGCAGCCCGTAAGCCACGGCGGCCCCGATGA
- the rpmH gene encoding 50S ribosomal protein L34, with protein MSKRTYQPNNRRRAKTHGFRLRMRTRAGRAILASRRSKGRDKLSA; from the coding sequence GTGAGCAAGCGCACCTACCAGCCGAACAACCGCCGGCGTGCCAAGACCCACGGCTTCCGGCTGCGCATGCGCACCCGCGCCGGCCGCGCCATCCTGGCGTCCCGCCGTTCCAAGGGCCGCGACAAGCTGTCGGCCTGA
- the yidD gene encoding membrane protein insertion efficiency factor YidD, with the protein MSLLARVLTAMVVAYRRYVSPVLPARCRFYPSCSAYAQEALSRHGAVKGTGLTVWRLLRCHPFHPGGYDPVPDAIRHRPADVTGA; encoded by the coding sequence ATGAGCCTGCTTGCCCGCGTGCTGACCGCGATGGTGGTCGCGTACCGTCGTTATGTGAGTCCGGTGCTGCCGGCCCGCTGTCGGTTCTATCCCTCGTGCAGCGCGTACGCCCAGGAGGCCCTGTCGCGTCATGGCGCTGTGAAGGGGACGGGGCTGACGGTCTGGCGGCTCCTGCGCTGCCACCCCTTCCACCCTGGCGGGTACGACCCGGTACCTGACGCGATCCGTCACCGTCCTGCCGATGTGACTGGAGCCTGA
- the dnaA gene encoding chromosomal replication initiator protein DnaA: protein MADQVDLGGVWKATLDELADEISSRQQRAYLQLTQLRAIVEDTALLAVPDAFTRDVIESRLRPAITETLSRRLNRPIQVAVTVKPPEDGTGLPGTVYGTPVEPAPEEAGEPQPRHYAEAPRQPEPSDYDSFPPGSAQRPQYPRGVPAARGGQEALFGDPMPLQPPPTRGGPPVADVTESTESNNPTGHRMGSDSSPMRDSQRRPDDHQPSFGGGSDPRDDTLQMRGGDNGPGRSQHDIRPSSNPRGTNDGNRLNPKYMFETFVIGSSNRFAHAAAVAVAESPAKAYNPLFIYGSSGLGKTHLLHAIGHYATTLGHARSVRYVSTEEFTNDFINSLRDDKTQAFQRRYRDVDILLIDDIQFLENRERTQEEFFHTFNTLHNANKQIVISSDRSPRQLATLEDRMRTRFEWGLLADIQPPDLETRIAILQKKAAQERMYAPDDVLEFIASRVSNSIRELEGALIRVTAFASLTRSPVQLSLAEEVLRDFMPDGAGPEITADQIMVSTADYFGVSLEDLRGHSRSRVLVNARQVAMYLCRELTELSLPRIGQAFGGRDHTTVMHADRKIRQHMAERRSLYNQIAELTNRIKQNT from the coding sequence GTGGCCGATCAGGTCGACCTGGGCGGGGTATGGAAGGCGACGCTGGATGAACTGGCCGACGAGATCTCGTCGCGTCAGCAGCGCGCCTACCTGCAGCTGACCCAGTTGCGCGCCATCGTCGAGGACACGGCCCTGCTCGCCGTGCCCGACGCCTTCACCCGCGATGTCATCGAGTCGCGGCTGCGGCCCGCGATCACCGAGACGCTGAGCCGCCGGCTGAACCGTCCGATACAGGTCGCGGTCACGGTCAAGCCTCCGGAGGACGGCACCGGTCTGCCCGGCACGGTGTACGGCACGCCGGTCGAGCCCGCTCCCGAGGAAGCCGGCGAGCCGCAACCACGGCACTACGCGGAGGCGCCCCGCCAGCCCGAGCCCTCGGACTACGACTCGTTCCCGCCCGGCTCGGCCCAGCGCCCCCAGTACCCCCGCGGGGTTCCCGCCGCTCGCGGTGGCCAGGAGGCCCTTTTCGGCGACCCCATGCCGCTGCAGCCCCCGCCGACACGCGGCGGCCCCCCAGTGGCGGATGTCACTGAATCGACTGAATCGAACAACCCGACCGGGCACCGGATGGGGTCCGATTCGTCCCCGATGCGCGACAGCCAGCGCCGGCCCGACGACCATCAACCCTCGTTCGGCGGCGGCAGCGACCCGCGCGACGACACGTTGCAGATGCGCGGCGGCGACAACGGCCCCGGCCGCTCGCAGCACGACATCCGCCCGTCGAGCAACCCGCGCGGCACCAACGACGGCAACCGCCTCAACCCGAAGTACATGTTCGAGACGTTCGTCATCGGCTCGTCCAACCGTTTCGCGCACGCGGCCGCCGTCGCCGTCGCCGAGTCGCCCGCCAAGGCGTACAACCCGCTGTTCATCTACGGCAGCTCCGGTCTGGGCAAAACCCACCTGCTGCACGCGATCGGACACTATGCGACCACCCTCGGTCACGCCCGCAGCGTCCGTTATGTGTCCACCGAGGAATTCACCAACGACTTCATCAACAGCCTGCGCGACGACAAGACCCAGGCGTTCCAGCGGCGCTATCGCGACGTCGACATCCTGCTGATCGACGACATCCAGTTCCTGGAAAATCGCGAGCGCACGCAGGAGGAGTTCTTCCACACCTTCAACACGCTGCACAACGCGAACAAGCAGATCGTCATCAGCTCGGACCGGTCGCCGCGCCAGCTCGCGACGCTCGAGGACCGCATGCGCACCCGGTTCGAGTGGGGCCTGCTGGCCGACATCCAGCCGCCCGACCTCGAGACGCGTATCGCGATCCTTCAGAAAAAGGCCGCGCAGGAGCGCATGTACGCGCCCGACGATGTTCTCGAGTTCATCGCGTCGCGCGTCTCCAACTCCATCCGCGAACTCGAGGGCGCCCTCATCCGGGTCACCGCCTTCGCCAGCCTCACCCGCTCGCCGGTCCAGCTCTCGCTGGCCGAAGAGGTGCTGCGCGATTTCATGCCCGACGGCGCCGGCCCCGAGATCACCGCCGATCAGATCATGGTCTCCACGGCCGACTACTTCGGCGTCAGCCTGGAGGACCTGCGCGGTCACTCCCGCTCCCGCGTGCTGGTGAACGCACGCCAGGTCGCCATGTACCTCTGCCGCGAACTGACGGAACTCTCCCTCCCACGAATCGGCCAGGCCTTCGGCGGACGCGACCACACCACGGTCATGCACGCCGACCGCAAGATCCGCCAGCACATGGCCGAGCGGCGTTCCCTCTACAACCAGATCGCCGAGCTGACCAACCGCATCAAACAGAACACCTGA